A single region of the Thermotoga profunda AZM34c06 genome encodes:
- the glmS gene encoding glutamine--fructose-6-phosphate transaminase (isomerizing): MCGVFGIIYKEQRKDLGEILTDAARRLIYRGYDSVGVSAITKEGEIELRKDVGIVDEVSERLNFKELKGFKGIAQLRWATFGVPSQKNAQPHYDCDKDMVGAHNGNIVNTVQLRKMFIEEGHTIRSENDGEIVVHAIEKFHDQYKEMNIAIQKASELLKGDFACVFTRTDDDKMYCIKRGSSLYLGVGKDFICISSDLPSIIPLTRRIVPLRDGEYVEFTWNNFSIRSIKTGELIEREPQIMDISSEATSKLGYEHYMLKEIYEQPERISALLEFLKFDMDLTRYVNLLVRARHIFLVGAGSSYHAALVGSYLFNKLAKKVAIPCEAGRFIENYADSVKQEDVVILVSQSGETKDVINVLNNIEGRTTILSIVNVMGSTVMMRSLLNIPLCCELEISVPATKTFMNQLVTFYYLAAKMSFDDQYLRDVKVLPDLVKKTLQVSETQIQDLINSEIDFASSYMLGYGITHGIALEGALKIKEVLYNHVEGLFSSEFKHGSLSSVCENYPVFFITHSSQASMIISHINEVTCRKGSAIVLSNKSEEIFSNATRVIEYPDCPWYLSPFLAVVPLQLLAYHLSVKNGKNPDLPRNLSKTITVD, from the coding sequence GTGTGTGGAGTCTTTGGAATCATTTACAAAGAGCAAAGAAAAGATCTTGGTGAAATACTCACCGATGCCGCACGAAGATTGATCTATAGAGGTTATGACTCTGTGGGAGTCTCTGCAATTACCAAAGAAGGAGAAATAGAACTTCGCAAAGACGTTGGTATAGTAGATGAGGTAAGTGAAAGGCTGAATTTCAAAGAGTTGAAGGGATTCAAAGGTATAGCTCAGTTGAGATGGGCCACCTTTGGCGTACCTTCTCAAAAAAACGCACAACCTCATTATGATTGTGACAAAGACATGGTAGGAGCTCACAATGGCAATATAGTGAACACCGTTCAGCTTAGAAAGATGTTCATCGAAGAAGGACACACGATAAGGAGCGAGAACGATGGTGAGATAGTCGTCCATGCGATAGAGAAGTTCCATGATCAATACAAAGAAATGAACATAGCGATTCAAAAAGCATCAGAACTACTAAAAGGCGATTTTGCTTGTGTCTTTACGCGCACCGATGACGACAAGATGTACTGTATCAAACGTGGGTCATCATTGTATTTAGGAGTTGGTAAGGATTTTATATGTATTTCATCAGATCTACCTTCGATTATTCCTCTAACAAGGAGAATAGTTCCTTTAAGAGATGGCGAATATGTTGAATTCACATGGAACAACTTCAGCATTCGAAGCATCAAAACAGGAGAATTGATAGAAAGAGAACCACAGATAATGGATATATCGTCTGAAGCAACCTCAAAACTTGGTTATGAACATTATATGTTGAAAGAAATCTATGAACAACCAGAAAGAATTTCCGCACTACTTGAATTTTTAAAATTCGATATGGATCTGACTCGATATGTCAATCTTTTGGTAAGGGCAAGACACATATTCTTAGTGGGAGCCGGTAGTTCATATCACGCAGCACTTGTTGGGAGTTATCTATTCAATAAATTGGCAAAGAAAGTCGCAATACCGTGTGAAGCTGGAAGGTTCATTGAGAATTACGCAGATTCTGTCAAGCAAGAAGACGTTGTCATACTCGTTTCACAAAGTGGCGAGACGAAAGATGTGATCAATGTGCTCAACAATATTGAAGGAAGAACTACTATTTTGTCGATCGTAAATGTTATGGGTTCGACAGTCATGATGAGAAGTCTTTTGAATATACCTTTATGTTGCGAACTCGAGATTTCCGTTCCTGCAACTAAGACCTTTATGAACCAACTCGTGACTTTCTACTATCTTGCTGCTAAGATGAGCTTTGACGATCAATATCTGAGAGACGTGAAAGTACTCCCAGATCTTGTGAAAAAAACTTTGCAAGTGAGCGAGACTCAGATACAGGATTTGATCAATTCAGAAATAGATTTCGCGAGCTCTTATATGCTTGGATATGGCATAACACATGGGATCGCACTTGAGGGCGCCTTGAAGATCAAAGAAGTTTTGTATAATCACGTAGAAGGACTTTTCTCATCGGAGTTCAAACATGGTTCACTATCGTCGGTTTGTGAAAATTATCCAGTATTTTTCATCACGCATAGTTCACAAGCAAGCATGATCATATCTCACATAAACGAGGTGACTTGCCGAAAAGGATCTGCAATAGTTTTGAGTAACAAATCTGAGGAAATTTTTTCAAACGCGACAAGAGTAATTGAATACCCAGATTGTCCTTGGTATCTATCGCCTTTTTTGGCTGTGGTTCCATTACAGCTTCTTGCTTATCATCTTTCGGTCAAAAATGGGAAAAATCCAGATCTTCCAAGGAATTTGTCAAAAACAATAACGGTCGACTGA
- a CDS encoding FmdB family zinc ribbon protein, giving the protein MPIYRYYCEECKKEYKMLMSMKDEDPKCPECGKKMVKQLPRIQIKSNTGSSCSSGSCSGCSGCSS; this is encoded by the coding sequence ATGCCGATTTATCGTTATTACTGTGAAGAATGCAAAAAAGAGTACAAGATGCTCATGAGCATGAAGGATGAAGACCCAAAATGTCCCGAATGTGGAAAGAAAATGGTGAAACAATTGCCAAGGATACAGATAAAGAGCAATACAGGTTCTTCATGTTCATCAGGTAGTTGTTCGGGTTGCAGTGGATGTTCATCTTAA
- the uvrA gene encoding excinuclease ABC subunit UvrA, producing the protein MLDSIKVKGARVHNLKNISVEIPKNKITVVTGLSGSGKSTLAMDTIYAEGQRRYLESLSTYARQFLGELKKPDVDYIEGLSPAIAIDQKSVSHNPRSTVGTTTEIYDYLRVLFSKIGEPHCPSCGRHVEKKDVDQIVKDLFTKFQPSARLYILSPVITDKKGTFKKEFSAYLSKGFVRAEVDGQIVRLEEIEELDKNKRHTIKLVIDRLELNENERHRIADDIEIAFRESSGFVQIRNIDSNEELTFSQHMMCPVCNIGLPEINPKLFSFNNPYGACPNCHGLGYNLQVDPQLVIDERLSIDQGAIVPYHSDGYYLSYIKRLVHALGGSTDTPFAELPQHIQEAILYGYGDFEGIINNLERRYRETESEEIKEWIERKFIVQRTCPVCGGKKLKPEALAVTIKGMNIIDFTQMTIEKAHEFILNLQASFTDREQKIVGELVEEIKKRFRFMLDVGLGYLTLSRTVNTLSGGEAQRIRLATQIGSGLTGVTYVLDEPTIGLHQRDNIRLINTLKKLRDLGNTVIVVEHDEEVIKSADYIVDLGPLGGENGGQVVYSGPTGRLINNPNGSLTGQYLAGLKKIDYPRSRRVGNGKKLTIVGAKHNNLKDITVKIPLGTFVCVTGVSGSGKSSLIIDTLYPVLMNEIYKTRLPVGAHEKIEGIENVDKVIAIDQSPIGRTPRSNPATYTKVFDDIRELFAMTAEAKARGYDKSRFSFNLKGGRCEACQGHGFVKIEMLFLPDVYVECEVCKGRRYNEETLQVRYKGKNIHEVLEMSVDEALEFFKNVPHVFRTLSLLSEVGLGYIKLGQPATTLSGGESQRVKLASELKKIATGKTLYILDEPTVGLHFEDVRKLIGVLHRLVDKGNTVIVIEHNLDVIKNADYVIDLGPEGGDEGGYIVACGTPEEVAMVESSHTGRFLAKVLE; encoded by the coding sequence ATGTTAGATTCTATAAAAGTCAAAGGGGCACGTGTACATAATCTGAAGAATATCTCCGTCGAAATCCCAAAAAACAAGATAACGGTCGTTACTGGCTTGTCTGGTTCTGGAAAATCAACTCTTGCGATGGACACAATCTATGCCGAAGGTCAAAGGAGATACCTTGAATCTTTATCGACTTATGCACGACAATTTCTCGGGGAATTGAAAAAACCAGACGTTGATTATATTGAGGGGCTCTCTCCCGCAATTGCAATCGATCAAAAAAGTGTCTCGCATAATCCACGTTCCACCGTTGGTACAACTACTGAAATCTATGATTATCTGAGAGTGCTTTTTTCAAAAATAGGAGAACCACATTGTCCATCGTGTGGCAGACACGTAGAAAAAAAGGATGTAGATCAGATTGTAAAAGATCTGTTTACAAAATTCCAACCTTCAGCGAGGTTGTATATACTCTCTCCTGTGATCACAGACAAAAAAGGTACCTTCAAAAAAGAGTTTTCTGCTTATCTCTCAAAGGGTTTTGTGAGAGCTGAGGTTGATGGCCAGATTGTGAGATTGGAAGAAATAGAAGAACTCGATAAAAATAAGAGGCATACCATAAAATTGGTTATCGATAGACTTGAATTGAATGAAAATGAAAGACACAGGATCGCTGATGATATTGAAATAGCCTTCAGAGAGAGTTCTGGTTTTGTTCAAATAAGAAATATCGACTCTAACGAAGAACTAACCTTCAGTCAGCATATGATGTGCCCAGTTTGCAACATAGGTCTTCCTGAGATAAATCCAAAGCTCTTTTCCTTCAACAATCCATACGGGGCATGTCCAAACTGTCATGGGCTTGGTTATAATCTTCAAGTCGATCCACAGTTGGTTATTGATGAAAGATTGAGTATCGATCAAGGTGCGATTGTGCCATATCACAGCGATGGATATTATCTCTCGTACATAAAACGTTTAGTACATGCCCTTGGTGGTTCTACAGATACACCTTTTGCCGAACTACCACAACATATTCAAGAAGCCATTTTATATGGTTATGGTGACTTCGAAGGGATTATAAACAACTTAGAGCGAAGATACAGAGAAACAGAATCAGAAGAGATAAAAGAATGGATCGAGCGAAAATTCATTGTACAAAGGACATGTCCAGTTTGTGGTGGAAAGAAACTCAAACCTGAAGCCTTGGCAGTCACAATAAAAGGTATGAACATAATCGATTTTACACAAATGACGATAGAAAAGGCACACGAATTCATCTTAAATCTTCAAGCATCCTTCACCGATAGAGAACAGAAGATCGTGGGAGAATTAGTGGAAGAGATTAAAAAGCGTTTTAGATTTATGCTGGATGTTGGACTTGGCTATCTGACACTTTCAAGGACTGTAAATACCCTTTCAGGTGGCGAGGCGCAGAGGATCAGGCTTGCCACACAGATAGGTTCCGGTCTCACAGGAGTAACTTATGTACTTGATGAACCAACTATTGGCTTGCATCAAAGGGATAATATCAGACTGATAAACACACTGAAAAAACTGAGAGATTTGGGTAATACCGTTATCGTGGTTGAGCATGATGAAGAAGTTATAAAGAGTGCCGATTACATAGTGGATCTTGGACCTTTGGGTGGCGAAAATGGTGGCCAAGTTGTCTATTCGGGACCAACAGGTAGGCTGATAAATAACCCTAATGGTTCTCTAACAGGGCAGTATTTGGCTGGTTTGAAAAAAATAGATTATCCAAGATCACGTCGTGTAGGAAACGGCAAGAAACTCACAATCGTTGGTGCGAAACACAACAACTTGAAGGATATAACTGTGAAGATTCCACTTGGCACGTTTGTGTGCGTAACAGGTGTTTCCGGTTCGGGAAAATCGTCACTGATAATTGACACGCTCTATCCAGTGTTAATGAATGAAATTTATAAAACGAGATTACCAGTCGGTGCACATGAAAAGATCGAGGGCATAGAAAATGTTGACAAAGTGATTGCTATAGATCAATCGCCAATAGGACGAACGCCAAGAAGTAATCCAGCAACGTATACAAAGGTTTTTGACGATATTAGAGAGCTCTTTGCCATGACTGCCGAAGCAAAAGCAAGAGGTTATGATAAAAGCAGATTCAGTTTCAATTTAAAAGGTGGAAGATGTGAAGCCTGTCAAGGTCATGGATTTGTGAAAATCGAGATGCTATTTCTACCAGATGTATATGTTGAATGCGAGGTTTGCAAAGGTAGGAGATACAACGAAGAAACACTGCAAGTGAGATATAAGGGGAAGAATATACACGAAGTCCTTGAGATGTCTGTCGATGAAGCTTTAGAATTCTTCAAGAATGTTCCACATGTTTTTCGTACCTTGAGTTTACTCTCAGAGGTGGGGCTTGGTTATATAAAACTCGGCCAACCAGCCACAACACTTTCCGGTGGAGAATCTCAAAGGGTGAAACTTGCTTCGGAATTGAAGAAAATCGCCACAGGTAAAACGTTGTATATTCTCGATGAACCCACAGTGGGATTACATTTTGAAGATGTCAGGAAATTGATTGGTGTACTTCACAGATTAGTCGATAAAGGAAACACCGTTATAGTTATCGAGCACAATTTGGACGTCATAAAAAATGCCGATTATGTTATCGATCTTGGTCCAGAAGGTGGAGATGAAGGTGGTTACATAGTCGCTTGTGGAACACCAGAAGAAGTAGCAATGGTAGAATCTTCTCATACAGGTAGGTTTCTTGCCAAAGTTTTAGAGTGA
- the tsaB gene encoding tRNA (adenosine(37)-N6)-threonylcarbamoyltransferase complex dimerization subunit type 1 TsaB yields MKIFALDSSSEKLVMCYADDQDIFTLTYKGTERHASKLAPVVKSFLDCVNKSIENIDYFGCGVGPGSLTGLRIGIAFIQGMACSLSKFVIPVVSLELIASNFCYHRGEIVIVKRAREGYVYLACYKKDEQILSPTVMEIQTVKEFLRNLRDPIIAGDAKHYFEDFGVVCSDELEDIKGEILAAKVLTKAREKMIIQPHELEPLYLQKSIAEMNFEKRQS; encoded by the coding sequence ATGAAGATATTTGCGCTTGATAGTTCGTCAGAAAAATTGGTGATGTGCTACGCTGATGATCAAGATATTTTCACTCTTACTTACAAAGGCACAGAAAGACATGCGAGTAAACTCGCACCTGTTGTGAAAAGTTTTCTTGATTGTGTGAATAAATCTATTGAAAACATAGATTATTTCGGATGCGGCGTAGGACCAGGAAGTTTAACTGGTTTGAGGATAGGAATAGCGTTTATTCAAGGTATGGCTTGCTCTCTTTCAAAGTTTGTTATTCCAGTTGTTTCATTGGAGCTCATTGCGAGTAATTTTTGTTATCATCGTGGCGAAATAGTCATCGTCAAAAGAGCAAGAGAAGGTTATGTGTACCTTGCATGTTACAAAAAAGATGAACAAATACTAAGCCCCACGGTTATGGAAATCCAAACCGTAAAGGAATTTCTCAGAAATCTCAGAGATCCCATTATCGCTGGTGATGCAAAACACTACTTTGAAGATTTCGGGGTTGTTTGTTCTGATGAACTTGAAGATATAAAAGGAGAAATTCTTGCCGCGAAGGTTCTGACAAAGGCAAGAGAAAAAATGATTATTCAACCGCATGAACTTGAGCCGTTGTATCTGCAAAAATCCATAGCTGAGATGAATTTTGAGAAAAGACAAAGTTGA
- a CDS encoding Lon protease family protein, with amino-acid sequence MKVGYKDLIYKCPYLPDFSTSAELEPTEGFIGQEKAKKAVEEALKINEKGFNVFVVGIPGTGRRSFVTSFLEKEAMKMPVPKDWVYVYNFSNPSEPKAISLDPGKGSQFKSDMQKLSEEVIESIEKIFESEDYAAKKSELEDEYMSRKTQLWEELQQKAKELGFSVQLTPTGVMSVPIYDGKPVTQEMFESLPEDVKQTFNENSRKIKHIIEGTLYKSRKLDREYKEKLKELDKYAALFTIGALFDEMRKQYESNYDVVQYLTDVENDILSNLSDLRSEESELRQLYKKRYSVNLIVDNSHTVGAPVVYERNPTYSNLAGKVEYYSRGGMLFTDFTFIKAGALHKANGGFLILEAESLLRSPYAWEYLKRALLSEEISIENLESALGFSNIVSLRPQPIPLNIKIFLIASPRLYYLMYTYDEDVRKLFRVKSEFDWELDANEENIKKYLGFISSTCCRYQLSHLDRKAVERVLWYSSRLASDRRKLSVRFGEISGLIRESCNIASQRNEKVVREEDVKKAIEQMEERVNLMQIKYDSQIKSYDLMIETTGRKIGQVNGLTVLDLADHSFGIPAKITAKVHLGKPGIVDIQREADLSGKVHSKAVLTIEGFFGERYAQYVPLSISASLSFEQVYGVVEGDSASVAEVVALISAIAKIPVNQEIAVTGSMNQHGEVQPVGGVTEKVEGFHRACKLRGLTGNQGVIIPKANLKNLILKEDVLNDIQKGLFHIWAIEYIDEAIEILTDKKAGKMTRSGTYQRGSVNDQVIKALKKAKELAEGKNLQRKKRKKK; translated from the coding sequence ATGAAGGTGGGTTATAAGGATCTTATTTATAAGTGTCCATACCTGCCAGATTTTTCCACAAGTGCTGAACTTGAACCCACAGAAGGTTTCATAGGCCAAGAGAAGGCAAAAAAGGCTGTCGAAGAGGCTTTGAAAATAAATGAAAAGGGATTCAATGTCTTCGTAGTTGGTATACCTGGAACAGGTAGAAGGAGTTTTGTAACTTCGTTCCTTGAGAAAGAAGCCATGAAAATGCCTGTGCCAAAGGATTGGGTATATGTTTACAATTTTTCAAATCCCTCGGAACCAAAGGCGATCTCGCTTGATCCTGGAAAAGGTTCACAATTCAAATCAGACATGCAAAAATTATCTGAGGAAGTGATCGAATCTATTGAAAAAATATTTGAGAGTGAAGACTATGCAGCTAAGAAATCAGAATTGGAAGACGAATATATGAGCAGAAAAACTCAACTTTGGGAAGAATTGCAACAGAAAGCCAAAGAACTTGGATTTTCAGTTCAACTCACCCCAACTGGTGTCATGAGTGTCCCCATTTATGATGGCAAACCCGTCACGCAGGAGATGTTTGAGTCTCTGCCAGAAGATGTAAAACAAACCTTCAACGAAAATAGTAGGAAGATCAAGCACATCATCGAGGGTACTCTGTACAAGTCGAGAAAACTCGACAGAGAATATAAAGAAAAACTCAAAGAACTGGACAAATATGCCGCTCTTTTTACAATCGGAGCACTCTTTGATGAAATGAGAAAGCAGTACGAATCGAATTACGATGTGGTCCAATACTTAACAGATGTTGAAAATGATATACTGAGCAACTTAAGCGATCTGAGAAGTGAAGAAAGTGAATTGAGGCAGCTTTATAAAAAGAGATATTCAGTGAATTTGATAGTAGATAATTCACACACAGTTGGCGCACCGGTGGTTTATGAAAGAAATCCGACCTATTCCAATTTGGCTGGAAAGGTTGAATATTACAGTAGAGGTGGAATGTTGTTCACGGATTTCACATTTATAAAGGCAGGTGCGTTACATAAGGCAAATGGGGGTTTTTTGATACTCGAGGCAGAAAGTCTGCTCAGAAGCCCGTACGCATGGGAGTACCTCAAAAGGGCGTTACTTTCAGAAGAGATCAGCATTGAGAATCTGGAAAGCGCCCTTGGATTTTCGAATATAGTTTCTCTCAGACCACAACCAATACCATTGAATATTAAAATCTTTCTGATTGCTTCTCCAAGACTTTATTATTTGATGTATACCTACGATGAAGACGTAAGAAAATTGTTCAGAGTAAAAAGCGAGTTCGATTGGGAACTCGATGCCAATGAAGAGAATATAAAGAAATATCTTGGTTTTATATCGTCAACTTGTTGCAGATATCAGCTGTCACATCTGGACAGGAAGGCTGTTGAAAGAGTTCTCTGGTATTCTTCAAGGCTTGCATCAGACAGAAGAAAGCTTTCAGTACGTTTTGGAGAAATAAGTGGTTTAATAAGAGAATCATGCAATATAGCATCTCAGCGTAATGAAAAAGTCGTTCGCGAAGAAGATGTGAAAAAGGCTATAGAGCAAATGGAAGAAAGAGTCAATCTGATGCAGATCAAGTACGATTCTCAAATAAAATCATACGATCTCATGATCGAGACGACTGGGAGAAAGATTGGACAAGTCAACGGATTAACGGTTCTCGATCTTGCAGATCATAGTTTTGGAATACCTGCGAAGATAACAGCTAAAGTTCATCTCGGTAAGCCAGGTATCGTTGATATACAAAGAGAGGCCGATTTGAGTGGTAAGGTTCACAGTAAGGCTGTTTTGACAATAGAAGGCTTTTTTGGTGAACGTTATGCTCAATATGTTCCTCTGTCTATAAGTGCTTCGCTGAGTTTTGAGCAAGTGTACGGCGTAGTTGAGGGAGATAGCGCATCTGTAGCCGAAGTTGTCGCGCTCATAAGTGCCATAGCCAAGATACCGGTCAATCAGGAAATCGCTGTAACTGGCTCTATGAACCAGCATGGAGAAGTGCAGCCAGTTGGTGGTGTCACTGAAAAAGTGGAGGGTTTCCATAGAGCTTGCAAATTGAGAGGTTTAACGGGAAATCAGGGAGTAATTATACCGAAGGCGAATTTAAAGAACCTAATACTAAAAGAAGATGTTCTGAACGATATACAAAAGGGATTGTTCCATATCTGGGCAATTGAATATATAGACGAAGCCATTGAGATCTTAACCGATAAGAAAGCTGGCAAGATGACTCGTTCTGGTACCTATCAACGTGGTTCTGTAAATGATCAAGTTATCAAAGCTTTGAAAAAAGCCAAAGAATTAGCTGAAGGCAAAAATCTTCAAAGAAAAAAGAGGAAAAAGAAATAA
- a CDS encoding CehA/McbA family metallohydrolase, whose amino-acid sequence MRKSLTILFLFSCLAVFSYNFYFANIHAHTNFSDGQGTPTQAYEYAKDYVDVQGVTDHAYYFRQTINGMDKLLLTESIARQSTKDGEFVALWGFEWTGGVGHINVYGTRNWTDRNESDLKNLYKWIVQNKALAQFNHPGVTYGNFYDFDYDLEADQYINLIEVGNGNTTNRTITKEMYLNYKLALDKGWHVGATANQDNHRPNWGSANDTRTVILADSLTYESIMDALKNRRVYASEDKDAKVIFKCNDQWMGSILKDATQLLFEIQLQDDEPFYEVTLVSQSGDVKTWRINSNEFKMQYTCEPSDGYEWYFLYVIQRDWDEIITAPIWIQRGDVYVVNLRANPQQNGVEVYFDLINSSYESTQCDLQVYVANQSQTLQVSTDPRTKKELRFSFKDIPVGVQNITITLNGHKAQTALVEIKENFITIDQSHENKYQDFWKSVEEYLKENGFQVRYSSTYLKKVPITPCLFLALPKKGGFPESMALNDFEIDNLVLYYQSGGKIVFVALPDSIVEESYNRLLEKLLSGAKFVQKDRILLQVNDLLFDRYIKDSIFFISCENPDELLKFVGGRL is encoded by the coding sequence ATGAGAAAATCACTCACAATTCTTTTTTTGTTCAGTTGTTTAGCAGTTTTTTCGTACAACTTTTATTTTGCCAATATCCACGCACATACAAATTTTTCAGATGGTCAGGGTACACCGACTCAGGCATATGAATATGCCAAAGATTATGTCGATGTTCAAGGTGTTACAGACCATGCTTATTACTTCAGACAGACTATCAATGGGATGGACAAATTACTCTTGACTGAATCGATAGCACGACAAAGTACAAAAGACGGGGAATTCGTAGCACTGTGGGGTTTTGAGTGGACGGGTGGCGTTGGGCATATAAATGTCTATGGAACGAGAAATTGGACAGATCGAAATGAATCTGATTTGAAGAATCTTTACAAATGGATTGTTCAAAATAAAGCACTTGCACAATTCAATCATCCCGGTGTGACATATGGTAATTTTTACGATTTTGATTATGACCTTGAAGCAGATCAATACATAAATCTCATTGAAGTAGGTAATGGTAATACCACTAACAGAACAATAACCAAAGAGATGTATTTGAATTATAAACTGGCACTTGATAAAGGCTGGCATGTGGGAGCCACAGCCAATCAGGATAATCATCGACCAAACTGGGGCTCTGCGAACGATACCAGGACTGTCATCCTTGCAGATTCACTCACATATGAATCAATCATGGATGCTCTGAAGAATAGACGAGTATATGCCAGTGAAGACAAAGATGCAAAAGTGATCTTCAAATGCAATGATCAATGGATGGGATCTATTCTCAAAGATGCAACTCAATTACTTTTCGAGATTCAATTGCAAGACGATGAACCCTTTTATGAAGTAACATTGGTCTCGCAGAGCGGAGATGTAAAAACCTGGAGAATAAATTCAAATGAATTCAAAATGCAGTATACCTGTGAACCTTCAGATGGTTATGAATGGTATTTCTTGTACGTGATTCAGAGAGATTGGGATGAAATCATCACCGCTCCAATTTGGATTCAACGTGGCGATGTCTACGTAGTAAACCTCAGGGCAAATCCACAGCAAAATGGAGTTGAAGTTTATTTTGATCTGATAAACAGTTCCTACGAATCCACCCAATGTGATCTACAAGTTTATGTGGCAAATCAGTCTCAAACTTTGCAGGTTTCTACAGACCCACGGACGAAGAAGGAACTCAGGTTTTCGTTTAAAGATATACCTGTTGGAGTTCAAAACATAACAATTACACTGAATGGACACAAAGCACAGACAGCCTTGGTAGAGATCAAAGAGAATTTCATAACAATAGACCAGTCTCATGAAAACAAATATCAAGATTTCTGGAAATCTGTAGAAGAATATCTCAAAGAAAATGGTTTTCAAGTTAGATATAGTTCGACATACTTGAAGAAAGTTCCAATCACACCTTGTCTTTTCTTGGCTCTACCCAAAAAAGGTGGTTTTCCTGAATCAATGGCTTTGAATGATTTTGAGATCGATAATCTTGTTTTGTACTATCAAAGTGGTGGTAAGATAGTTTTTGTTGCTTTACCCGATTCGATAGTTGAAGAAAGTTACAACAGACTCTTAGAAAAGCTTTTGAGTGGAGCTAAGTTCGTACAAAAAGACAGGATTCTACTCCAGGTGAATGATCTACTTTTTGACAGATATATCAAAGATTCAATCTTTTTCATATCTTGTGAGAATCCAGATGAGTTGTTGAAATTTGTTGGAGGAAGGTTATGA